Within the Enterobacter roggenkampii genome, the region GTCAATGAACTGATATTTTTTTTCAAGGTAGATAGTAAACCACTCTGGACTGTTATTGATTATCCTCATCTGTGAGGGATCTTTCTTGTTCATAATGGCGTAGGCGAAGACGATCCCTTTGAAGTCCTCAAAAAACGCGTCCAGCTCACTCTGAATTTGCGTATTGATCGTTAAGTCGTTGTAATATGTATCCTTCACGTGAGTTGCTGCCTCCTGTACGAGTGGAGGAGCAAGTATAATATGCTTCGTTATCTGTAGCGAGTCGCATTTTAATCCAGTCAACAGATAAGACAGGCTGCCTCAACTGGCAGCCTCGTGAACGTTTGGGATTTTTGAATGGTAAATGCAGATGACTTAGGGAATTGTTGATGTTTTTATCGAATTTCGAAATCGTTCACTAAATATAGTAGGCTGCAAAATTTAGGAGGTTTTACGCTTTTCCCCAGGTTCATGCAAATTGAAATCAGGATTTAAACCAGTGGGTTACAGAATGCCTTTCAGGGTAATATGATAAAGCAGCATGATGGTTTTACCGTCGACAATCCTGCCGGTTTCAATGCGGCGTAATGCCTCTTCAAGCGTCATTTCCAGCACGTCGATATCTTCTCCCTCAGCCTTGATCCCGCCGCCGGCGCCGGTTCTGTCTTTCGGCTGATACTCGGCAAGATAAAAATAGAGTTTTTCCGTGACAGAGCCCGGGCTCATATAGGCTTCAAAGATTTTCTCTACGCGCGTAACGTGGAATCCGGTCTCTTCTTCCGCTTCTGCTTTGATGCGACTTTCAGGATCCATGTTGTCCAGCAATCCCGCCGCCGCTTCAATTAAATCGTCCTCATGTCCGTTGATAAAAACAGGGAAGCGGAACTGGCGCGTCAGGATGACCGTCTTTTTCTCACGGTTGTAGAGAAGAATCGTCGCGCCGTTGCCACGGTCATAGACTTCCCGCTGTTGCCGCTGCCATTCGCCATCACGGCGCTGCAGGTCGAAGGTGTATTTTTTAAGGATGTACCAGTTATCTGACAGGGTTTCACTGTTAATGATGCGCACATCTGCACGTTTTGATTGCACGATTGTTCCTCCTTACGTAAAGTAATACTCATAAACAGCAACATCATGCACTTTCAAGGTAAAACATGCAACATCAGGAAAACAGGATGCTCACTCGTCAGCGAAAACAATTGATCCTTGAAAAGCTGGGTGCCGAAGGTCAGGTCCAGTCAAAAGCGCTGAGCATTCTTTTCGACGTCTCTGAAGACACTATCCGGCGCGATCTCCGCGAGCTGGCGGCAGAAGGGCGTTTGCAGCGTGTTCACGGCGGCGCACTACCGTCATCTTCCGCAATTGCTCCGTTTGCCGAACGGCAATCCGTGAAGATGGATGCAAAAAAAAGGGTGGCCCGGAAAGGGGCCCAGCTGATTTCATCAGGCCAGGTGGTAATTATCGACGGTGGCACGACAACCTCGGAGCTGATTACCTTTTTCCCGCCTGACTTGCGCATCACCGTGGTGACGCACAGCCCGAGTATTGCTCTGGGGCTTGTTGATCATCCTGCCATTGAGGTAATTTTGATCGGCGGACGGTTGTATAAACACTCGATTGTTGCGGTCGGCGCGGCGGCCATCGAAGGCATAGAGAATATTCATGCAGATCTGTTCTTTATGGGCGTGGCCGGTATTCATCCGGATGCGGGGCTGACAACCGGCGATTTCGAAGAGGCATGCATCAAACGTGCATTTTCCGGCAGAGCCGCGGAAACGGTCGTTCTGGCGTCTCCGGAAAAGATCAACACCGCGTCGTCGTTTGTGATTGGTGATGTATCATCAGTGAATACCATCATCGTTGAAGACGGTACAGATAAGGAGTGGATCCGCGCAGTATCGGAAAAGGGGGTATCCGTCGTGCTGGCCTCAGATCGTGACAGCCTCTGACAGCCAGCGACTGGCTGTCAGGATTTAGCTTCTAAATGACTTTCCGGCGCATGGCATACGGCTTCGATGTTATGACCATCAGGCGAGATGACGAAAGCGGCATAGTAATTTTCACCATAGGAACGTAGCCCCGGCTCACCGTTATCACGTCCGCCAGCGCCCAGCGCGGCATGGTAAAAATCATCTACCTGCTGACGGGTCTTGGCCACAAACGCCAGATGCAGAGGCGCCGGTTTGTCATTTGTCTGGAAAAGGCAAAGCGAAACGTTGCCAGAGCTCATCTCAACACCATAATCCGGCGCGCCTTCATCGATGAGTTCGACACCAAGCGGACGAAGCGCCTCGAGGAAGAAGGTTTTACTTTTTTCATAATCGCTGACGCCAAATTTCACATGATCAAACATTATCGACTCCTTGAAAGCGATAGAGAAATGAAGAGTATAGAAGGTGACAGGAGTCGAATATGAGCACAGGTGCGTCTATGTGACAGATATCTCGTTACATAGCAGACCGTTTCCGTCCAACAAATGTCCAGCGCAGGTAATCGTAAACCCAGTTAAACAGCATCGTGTACGGCAGGAAAAACAGTACCAAACCAATCTCAACAAAAAATGCCTCCGTCATCGTTAAATGCAGCATCACCATGGCCACAGGAATTAACGTGATGATAAGTCCGGCTTCGAAACAGGCCGCATGGAGCGCGCGGACGAGGAACGTTCTTTCAAACTGGTATTTTTTCTGAAGAGCGTCAAAGAATTTGTTAAACACAAAATTCCAGGCCGTGGCGGTAAGCGCGGATATCACGGACAACGAGCCAGACTGGAGTACCGACACGTTCATCAGCCAGGCAAGCGACAGCGCGATGATAATGTTGGCCGTGACTTCAAAAATGACCGCGTGGAAAATCCTTTCTCTAAAGCTTTTATCTAATTCAATTTCCATAAGTTTACGGCAGCAGTGGGCAAAGGCTGAAGTATATCAAACGTCTTTCAACCATGTGTAAACGTAGACGTTGGGTCGTGCGGGGCCTCGACACAAATCATGCCTGAAAAGGTGGCTTCACATGATTCAATGGACCAGGTCAATCATGACCGCAGAAATGCAGATTTTGCCTCTCCTTATTTAAGTGCGCATAATGTATATTATGTTAAATGACATCTGATAGCTAATCACGAGCCGATACATCAATCTGTTATTAATTCTGACCACCCTCTCGCTTCTCGTCTTTCACTGTCGATAACGACGATTTGTGAAAAAAACTCAAAACACCATTCGATGGCGCATGCTGGTTCCCTTCATGTCAGTGCAATACCCTGTCACATACAGAATTGCTGGCAATAAAAGAAGGAACACAGAATGAAGTATGTGAATCTGGGTCGTAGCGGTTTGCAAGTCTCCCGTCTTTGCCTCGGTTGTATGAGCTATGGTGACCCCGAACGTTTGCCTCAACCCTGGTCCCTGGATGAAAAAGCGTCACGACCGCTCATTCGTCAGGCGCTTGAAGCAGGCATTAATTTTTTTGATACCGCGAATATCTACTCGGGCGGAAGTTCTGAAGAGATCACAGGAAAAGCGCTGAGAGAAATGGCCAGACGCGATGAGATCGTTGTGGCGACAAAGACCTTCTTTCCGTGGCGCAACTCACCCAATACCGGGTTTCTTTCCCGCAAGGCCATTTTTCAGTCTATTGACGATAGTCTGATGCGCTTAGGTATGGATTATGTGGATCTCTTTCAGATTCACCGCTTTGACCACTCTACGCCTGTTGAAGAGACCATGGAGGCTCTGCATGACCTCGTTAAATCAGGAAAAGTACGTTACATCGGCGCATCATCTATGGAAGCCTGGCGCTTTGCAAAAATGCAGCATACTGCAGAGCGTAACGGCTGGACCCGATTTATTACGATGCAACCGCAATACAACCTGCTTTACCGGGAAGAAGAGCGCGAGATGCTGCCCCTGTGTGAAGACCAGGGCGTTGGAGTGATCCCCTGGAGTCCGATGGCGCGCGGCAGGCTTACGCGCGACTGGAGTGTCACGTCCCGACGAACGCAAAACGATGCCTTTGCATTAAAAATGTACGAGAACGCAGCCCTTCTGGATAAGCCCGTTATTGATGTTGTTGCCAGCATTGCTGAAAAGCACCATGTGCCAAGAGCCCATGTTGCACTTGCCTGGTTGCTATCAAAAACGGTCATCACAGCCCCGATCATTGGCGCGACCAAACCAGAACATCTTTCCACGGCTATCAGCGCACTGGACTTTACACTTAGCGATGCTGAAATCACGGAACTCGAGGCACTCTATCTGCCGCACCCCGTCGACGGGATCATTCCCCCGCTTCCTGATACGCCCCCTTCACTCACGCCGCCTTCAGCAATACAGAACCGTTAACACCCTTCCCTGGCCCGGCGTTGCCGGGTCTCCCTGGCCACTGATGTGAAAAAGGTGGCCATTACCGTTTAACTTTTATCAAACTGACTTTCGGTAAACGGATCGGCGCGACCGCCCTGCAATGGGATTTTGGCCAGCGCCGCATCGATTTCGCGTAGCTCGCTGTCCGTCAACCGGACTTGCGGTGCACCGCTGTTTTCTATTAGGTGCGGATATTGCGTCGTACCCGGGGTTGCGGCCAACGCCAGACCGGCTCCGGCGATCAGAAAATTGCGACGATCCCGGGAAGCGGGTACGGAAGCAGAATGCTGGTCATGCATCATCTTGCTCATAAACTGGAACTCCCTATAGCGAAGAAAGGATTCATTAATTTGGTCATTACCAGGCATAAGCCTGTGGCGCTTCTCCCCCGGGTCCGGGCCAGAGTTCGTCGAGACAGCTCATGGTGTCGTCTGATAGCGTGATTGTCGTTGCGTGCAGCGCCTGCTGGAGTTGTTCGACCGTACGAGGCCCGATAAGTGGAGCAGTAACGACAGGATTCTGCAGGAGCCAGGCAAGCGCCACATCGGAAGGGGTTTCGCCGAGGTCCTCACATAATCCTTCGTAGGCTTCCAGCTGTGGACGATACTGTTCGATTAGACGGGAAAACGCGGGCCTTGCACGGCGCCCGCTTTCCATCTTTTTCAGTACGCCGCCAAGCAACCCTCCGGCAAGTGGACTCCAGGGAATCAGTCCCAGGCCAAAATGACGGCATGCGGGAATGACCTCCAGCTCAACAGTCCGGGCAGTCAGATTGTAGAGACTTTGCTCAGCAACCAGGCCCAGAGAATGACGAGCCGTGGCAA harbors:
- a CDS encoding NUDIX domain-containing protein, which translates into the protein MQSKRADVRIINSETLSDNWYILKKYTFDLQRRDGEWQRQQREVYDRGNGATILLYNREKKTVILTRQFRFPVFINGHEDDLIEAAAGLLDNMDPESRIKAEAEEETGFHVTRVEKIFEAYMSPGSVTEKLYFYLAEYQPKDRTGAGGGIKAEGEDIDVLEMTLEEALRRIETGRIVDGKTIMLLYHITLKGIL
- a CDS encoding DeoR/GlpR family DNA-binding transcription regulator, producing MLTRQRKQLILEKLGAEGQVQSKALSILFDVSEDTIRRDLRELAAEGRLQRVHGGALPSSSAIAPFAERQSVKMDAKKRVARKGAQLISSGQVVIIDGGTTTSELITFFPPDLRITVVTHSPSIALGLVDHPAIEVILIGGRLYKHSIVAVGAAAIEGIENIHADLFFMGVAGIHPDAGLTTGDFEEACIKRAFSGRAAETVVLASPEKINTASSFVIGDVSSVNTIIVEDGTDKEWIRAVSEKGVSVVLASDRDSL
- a CDS encoding VOC family protein encodes the protein MFDHVKFGVSDYEKSKTFFLEALRPLGVELIDEGAPDYGVEMSSGNVSLCLFQTNDKPAPLHLAFVAKTRQQVDDFYHAALGAGGRDNGEPGLRSYGENYYAAFVISPDGHNIEAVCHAPESHLEAKS
- a CDS encoding PACE efflux transporter, giving the protein MEIELDKSFRERIFHAVIFEVTANIIIALSLAWLMNVSVLQSGSLSVISALTATAWNFVFNKFFDALQKKYQFERTFLVRALHAACFEAGLIITLIPVAMVMLHLTMTEAFFVEIGLVLFFLPYTMLFNWVYDYLRWTFVGRKRSAM
- a CDS encoding aldo/keto reductase, encoding MKYVNLGRSGLQVSRLCLGCMSYGDPERLPQPWSLDEKASRPLIRQALEAGINFFDTANIYSGGSSEEITGKALREMARRDEIVVATKTFFPWRNSPNTGFLSRKAIFQSIDDSLMRLGMDYVDLFQIHRFDHSTPVEETMEALHDLVKSGKVRYIGASSMEAWRFAKMQHTAERNGWTRFITMQPQYNLLYREEEREMLPLCEDQGVGVIPWSPMARGRLTRDWSVTSRRTQNDAFALKMYENAALLDKPVIDVVASIAEKHHVPRAHVALAWLLSKTVITAPIIGATKPEHLSTAISALDFTLSDAEITELEALYLPHPVDGIIPPLPDTPPSLTPPSAIQNR